From Bacteroidota bacterium, the proteins below share one genomic window:
- a CDS encoding RNA polymerase sigma factor RpoD/SigA, with protein sequence MRQLKITKSITNRESQSLEKYLQEIGREELITAEEEVKLARLIKQGDQNALDRLTKANLRFVVSVAKQYQNQGLSLPDLINEGNLGLIKAAKRFDETRGFKFISYAVWWIRQSILQALAEQSRIVRLPLNQVGSLNKIAKAYSKLEQEYEREPSPEELAKVLDIPTEKIADTMRVSGKHVSMDAPFVQGEDNSLVDVLENHDSPRADGSLMNESLQREIDRSLSTLTEREREVIKLFFGIGMPHGLTLEEIGAKFDLTRERVRQIKEKAIRRLRHKSRSRLLKAYLG encoded by the coding sequence ATGCGTCAGCTAAAAATCACCAAATCAATTACCAACCGGGAAAGCCAGTCCCTGGAAAAATACTTGCAGGAGATCGGACGTGAAGAATTGATCACGGCCGAAGAGGAAGTGAAGCTGGCCCGGTTGATCAAGCAGGGAGACCAGAACGCGCTGGATCGTCTGACCAAGGCGAACCTCCGTTTCGTGGTTTCGGTTGCCAAGCAATATCAAAATCAGGGCTTGTCCCTCCCCGACCTTATCAACGAAGGCAACCTCGGCCTCATCAAAGCAGCCAAGCGCTTTGACGAGACGCGTGGCTTCAAGTTCATCTCGTATGCGGTCTGGTGGATCCGTCAAAGCATCCTGCAGGCATTGGCCGAGCAATCGCGTATCGTGCGTTTGCCACTGAACCAGGTAGGATCGCTCAACAAGATCGCCAAGGCATACAGCAAGCTCGAACAGGAATACGAGCGCGAGCCTTCTCCGGAAGAACTCGCCAAGGTGCTCGACATCCCGACCGAAAAGATCGCCGACACCATGCGGGTAAGCGGCAAGCACGTGTCGATGGATGCTCCGTTCGTACAAGGCGAAGACAACAGCCTGGTGGACGTGCTGGAAAACCATGATTCTCCGCGTGCCGACGGCTCGCTGATGAATGAATCGCTGCAGCGCGAGATCGACCGTTCCCTGAGCACACTCACCGAGCGCGAACGCGAAGTGATCAAATTGTTCTTCGGCATCGGCATGCCGCACGGCCTTACCCTCGAAGAGATCGGCGCCAAGTTCGACCTCACACGCGAGCGGGTACGACAAATCAAAGAGAAAGCCATTCGACGGCTGCGCCATAAGTCGCGTAGCCGGTTGTTAAAGGCTTACCTCGGATAA
- a CDS encoding GNAT family N-acetyltransferase, with product MLLIGELIQLRAMEPADLNLLYRWENDTSIWSVSGTLAPFSRYVLEEFVSQAHQDIYTNKQLRLMIDLRYYDEEDGVTEEVRSIGCVDLFDFDPKNRRAGIGVLIANRADRGKGYATEALHLLIDYGFDMLDLHGFYSNVRVDNENSVALFKKLGFEVSGLKQDWLYEQGKYYDEYLLQLIRKG from the coding sequence ATGTTGCTGATCGGTGAATTGATTCAATTGCGGGCCATGGAGCCTGCCGACCTTAATCTTCTCTACCGTTGGGAGAATGATACGTCCATCTGGAGTGTCAGCGGTACGTTGGCCCCCTTTTCACGCTATGTGCTGGAGGAGTTCGTCAGCCAGGCGCACCAGGATATCTACACGAACAAGCAGTTGCGCCTGATGATCGACCTTCGGTACTACGACGAAGAGGACGGGGTAACGGAAGAGGTCCGCAGCATCGGCTGTGTGGATCTGTTCGATTTCGATCCCAAGAACCGGCGGGCCGGCATCGGGGTCTTGATCGCCAACCGGGCCGATCGCGGAAAAGGTTATGCTACCGAGGCCTTGCACCTGCTCATCGACTACGGATTCGACATGCTGGACCTGCACGGATTCTATTCGAATGTCCGGGTGGACAACGAAAACAGCGTCGCGCTCTTCAAGAAACTCGGCTTTGAGGTTTCCGGATTGAAGCAGGATTGGTTATACGAGCAGGGTAAGTATTACGATGAGTACCTGCTTCAATTGATCCGTAAGGGATGA
- the mnmA gene encoding tRNA 2-thiouridine(34) synthase MnmA, with product MSKKGRVLMAMSGGIDSSVSAVLLHEQGYEVVGITMKTWDYVSSGSSKKETGCCSLDSINDARSIAVSMGFPHYILDIREEFGQHVIDNFVDEYLAGRTPNPCVRCNTHIKWEALLKRADMLDCEYIATGHYAKVRRHDNGRYVVSKGLDAWKDQSYVLWGVKQECLSRTLFPVGGFEKPAIRRMAAEMGFHELANKPESYEICFIPDNDYRSFLKRRVEGIEEKLAGGKFINRKGEVLGQHKGYPFYTIGQRKGLDIALGEPAYVIDIQPSDNVVVLGSFEELQKQEMRVRDLNLMKYASLENPLETVTRIRYKDKGTPSTLVPDGDRLKVLFHAPVAAVTPGQSAVFYEGDDVVGGGFIAPADDLQSN from the coding sequence ATGAGTAAAAAAGGACGTGTCTTAATGGCCATGAGCGGAGGAATCGACTCCTCTGTTTCCGCCGTACTGCTGCACGAGCAGGGGTACGAAGTGGTGGGCATTACCATGAAGACCTGGGACTACGTCAGCTCCGGAAGTTCAAAGAAGGAAACCGGTTGTTGCTCGCTCGATTCCATCAACGACGCGCGCTCCATCGCGGTCTCCATGGGTTTCCCGCATTATATCCTCGACATCCGGGAAGAATTCGGACAGCATGTAATCGACAATTTTGTCGACGAGTACCTGGCCGGCAGAACACCGAATCCCTGTGTCCGCTGCAACACCCACATTAAATGGGAGGCGTTGCTCAAGCGCGCCGACATGCTCGATTGTGAGTATATCGCGACCGGACACTATGCCAAAGTCCGTAGGCACGACAATGGCCGCTACGTAGTCAGCAAAGGCCTGGATGCATGGAAGGATCAAAGCTATGTCCTTTGGGGCGTCAAACAGGAGTGCTTGTCGCGTACCTTATTTCCGGTAGGTGGTTTTGAAAAGCCCGCGATCCGTCGAATGGCGGCTGAAATGGGCTTCCATGAATTGGCCAATAAACCGGAGAGCTACGAGATCTGCTTCATCCCCGACAACGACTACCGTTCGTTCCTCAAGCGTAGGGTGGAAGGGATCGAGGAAAAGCTGGCAGGCGGGAAATTCATCAACCGGAAAGGTGAAGTCCTCGGGCAGCATAAGGGCTATCCATTCTATACGATCGGGCAGCGAAAAGGCTTGGATATCGCTTTGGGTGAACCAGCTTATGTCATTGATATTCAACCATCTGACAATGTTGTAGTGCTGGGTAGCTTCGAGGAGCTCCAAAAGCAAGAAATGCGCGTTCGTGACCTGAACCTTATGAAGTACGCTTCGTTAGAGAATCCATTGGAAACCGTCACGCGCATCCGCTACAAAGACAAGGGGACTCCCAGTACCCTGGTTCCGGATGGTGATCGCCTCAAGGTGCTGTTCCATGCACCCGTGGCTGCTGTCACCCCCGGTCAGAGCGCCGTCTTCTACGAAGGCGATGATGTGGTAGGTGGCGGTTTTATCGCGCCGGCCGATGACCTTCAATCGAACTAA
- a CDS encoding toxin-antitoxin system YwqK family antitoxin: MFRYLLLALLLGSLAAPAQKYSVFKGDTINRSDAKGRKQGVWKRYYANDTLFSEGQYKDGKAIGTFRTFYKNGKQQAIMTYRGMTERCDAIVYAEAGHLMAKGVYQSQKKDSVWSYFSEQGKLQSLEQYQKGKKEGKWEVFYPEGNPSQTLFYKADKKNGLYKEFFKNGKTKIEGVMKNDAFEGKVTVYHPSGKVWQQGVYKNGVKDGKWIVLDEAGKTEREEIYKSGFLLNPVAEPETPIAEPEK; the protein is encoded by the coding sequence ATGTTTCGATACCTTCTCCTGGCTTTGCTGCTCGGCAGTCTGGCTGCCCCGGCACAGAAATACTCGGTCTTCAAGGGCGATACCATCAACCGGTCGGACGCGAAAGGACGTAAGCAAGGGGTATGGAAGCGTTACTATGCCAATGATACGTTGTTCTCCGAAGGACAGTACAAGGATGGCAAGGCGATCGGTACATTCCGCACTTTTTACAAGAATGGCAAGCAACAGGCTATCATGACCTATCGCGGCATGACCGAGCGTTGCGATGCCATCGTGTATGCGGAAGCCGGACATCTGATGGCAAAAGGCGTTTACCAAAGTCAGAAGAAAGACAGTGTGTGGAGCTATTTCTCCGAACAGGGAAAGCTTCAGTCTTTGGAACAGTACCAGAAGGGAAAAAAGGAAGGGAAATGGGAGGTCTTTTACCCGGAAGGAAATCCATCGCAGACGCTCTTCTATAAAGCGGATAAGAAGAACGGTTTATACAAGGAGTTCTTTAAAAACGGGAAGACCAAGATCGAAGGTGTTATGAAAAACGATGCCTTTGAAGGAAAGGTCACGGTCTATCACCCCAGCGGAAAGGTGTGGCAACAGGGGGTATATAAGAATGGCGTGAAAGATGGCAAGTGGATCGTACTGGACGAAGCAGGGAAGACGGAACGGGAGGAAATTTATAAGTCCGGCTTTCTCCTGAACCCCGTAGCGGAACCGGAAACCCCGATCGCGGAACCCGAAAAATAA
- a CDS encoding glyceraldehyde-3-phosphate dehydrogenase, translated as MNHKDNYETELADWIQLEKAAIALIHVTGSLWFDKSVELVLFRNQLVDRSASEILNLHQYAKEVVKKPINVLDTLALAKEMNKLDLAPARIDIGRLSAEWLAERAKYKGAEDFVADKMKGFIGKEKRSIIPRDVVLYGFGRIGRLLARELISQAGKGEQLRLRAVVTRTNTDEDITKRGDLLRNDSVHGAFPGTVIEDFKNKALIVNGHTVHMIAANDPASIDYTSYGIHDALVIDNTGVVRDREGLGKHLLAKGVSKVLLTAPGKGDVPNVVYGVNENAFDHHKETVFSAASCTTNAIVPVLAVIEKNLGIERGHIETIHSYTNDQNLLDNFHKKYRRGRSAALNMVITETGADKAVAKVLPQLAGKLTGNAVRVPTPDVSLAILNLTLKSETSKEGINEVLRNAALSGDLVEQIQYSVSNELVSTDLVGNSCASIVDSPATIVSKDNKSAVLYVWYDNEYGYSRQVIRYAKYLADVIRLRYY; from the coding sequence ATGAATCACAAAGACAATTACGAAACGGAACTGGCAGACTGGATCCAACTGGAGAAAGCGGCAATCGCGCTGATCCACGTGACGGGCAGTCTCTGGTTCGACAAATCGGTCGAGCTGGTGCTCTTCCGCAACCAACTCGTCGACCGCAGCGCGAGCGAGATCCTCAACCTGCACCAGTACGCGAAGGAAGTCGTCAAGAAACCCATCAACGTACTGGACACCCTGGCGCTGGCCAAGGAAATGAATAAACTCGATCTGGCGCCGGCCCGTATCGATATCGGTCGCCTGTCTGCCGAATGGCTGGCCGAGCGCGCCAAATACAAGGGGGCGGAGGATTTCGTTGCCGATAAGATGAAAGGATTCATTGGCAAGGAAAAGCGTTCCATCATCCCGCGCGACGTCGTCTTGTATGGCTTCGGTCGAATCGGACGTCTGCTGGCCCGCGAGCTCATCTCCCAAGCCGGTAAAGGAGAACAGTTACGTCTCCGCGCCGTGGTGACCCGAACCAACACGGATGAAGACATCACCAAACGCGGTGACCTGCTGCGCAACGACTCCGTTCACGGAGCATTCCCCGGAACGGTGATCGAAGACTTTAAGAACAAAGCACTGATCGTGAACGGCCACACCGTCCACATGATCGCCGCGAATGATCCCGCTTCCATCGATTATACCAGCTATGGCATCCACGATGCCCTGGTGATCGATAATACCGGTGTGGTGCGTGACCGGGAAGGGCTTGGCAAGCACCTGCTGGCAAAAGGCGTCAGCAAAGTGTTGCTGACCGCTCCGGGCAAAGGGGATGTGCCGAACGTCGTGTATGGCGTGAACGAAAACGCTTTCGATCATCACAAGGAAACCGTGTTCTCGGCAGCCTCCTGCACGACGAACGCCATTGTACCGGTGCTGGCCGTAATCGAGAAGAACCTCGGTATCGAGCGCGGACACATCGAAACGATCCACTCCTATACGAACGACCAGAACCTGCTCGACAACTTCCACAAGAAGTACCGCCGGGGACGCTCCGCCGCGCTCAACATGGTCATCACGGAAACCGGTGCCGACAAAGCGGTTGCCAAGGTGTTGCCGCAACTGGCGGGCAAGCTCACCGGTAACGCGGTCCGGGTCCCTACCCCCGATGTTTCACTGGCAATCCTCAACCTCACCCTGAAGTCCGAGACCAGCAAAGAGGGTATCAACGAAGTCTTGCGCAATGCCGCGCTGTCGGGAGACCTGGTCGAGCAGATCCAGTATTCCGTCTCGAACGAGCTTGTCTCGACGGATTTGGTCGGCAACTCCTGCGCCTCGATTGTTGACTCCCCTGCTACCATCGTTTCCAAGGACAACAAGAGCGCCGTGCTGTACGTCTGGTACGACAACGAGTACGGTTATAGCCGCCAGGTGATCCGTTACGCCAAGTATTTGGCCGACGTGATCCGGCTGCGCTACTATTGA
- a CDS encoding peptide MFS transporter has product MSQTASKGHPKGLYILFITEMWERFSYYGMRAILMLFLVKALMMSEKDASNIYGSYTGLVYLTPLIGGYISDRYWGNRRSILVGGILMAIGQILMFMSGNSLGTATSNTAMLAGLGFLIIGNGFFKPNISTMVGQLYPKGDARVDGAFTIFYMGINLGAFFSPLVCGGLGDTGDIHDFRWGFLAAGIGMIISVIIFELTKHKYLIDPEGKPVGMPPAHYRKGEPAAAKAAGSTNMNKILAILVIGIGLVWAFNKLMGLDLIGALIFSSAIAVPALIITDGSLSGNEKERIWVIFILAFFVVFFWSAFEQAGASLTIFADQQTNRHIGSWEMPASWFQSINPLGIILLAPLFSSLWVSLGRRGAEPPSPLKMAIGLALLCVGYIVIAIGVKGVDASIKISMWWLIVLYVLHTMGELCLSPIGLSMVSKLAPIRFASLLMGTWFLANAAANKLAGSLSALIPPGAGEHAAAATGPVEIPSILGFQIADLYSFFMIFIVMSGAAALLLFVLYRWLSRMMHGVH; this is encoded by the coding sequence ATGAGTCAAACCGCTTCGAAAGGGCACCCGAAAGGCTTGTATATCCTCTTCATCACCGAGATGTGGGAGCGATTCAGCTATTACGGTATGCGTGCCATCCTGATGCTCTTCCTGGTGAAGGCATTGATGATGAGTGAAAAGGACGCATCGAACATTTATGGCAGTTATACCGGTCTGGTTTACCTGACACCATTGATCGGAGGATACATCAGCGACCGTTATTGGGGAAACCGTCGGAGTATCCTCGTGGGAGGTATCCTGATGGCAATCGGACAGATCCTGATGTTCATGAGCGGCAACTCGCTTGGTACCGCGACATCGAACACGGCCATGCTTGCAGGACTGGGCTTTCTGATCATCGGGAACGGATTCTTCAAACCGAATATCTCCACCATGGTGGGCCAGCTCTATCCGAAGGGTGACGCAAGGGTCGACGGGGCGTTCACGATCTTCTATATGGGCATTAACCTGGGCGCATTCTTTTCTCCGCTTGTCTGCGGAGGCTTAGGCGACACCGGCGATATTCACGATTTCCGCTGGGGCTTTCTCGCTGCGGGAATCGGGATGATCATCAGTGTAATCATCTTTGAACTGACGAAGCACAAGTACCTCATCGATCCGGAGGGGAAACCGGTTGGAATGCCTCCGGCGCACTACCGTAAGGGAGAGCCCGCCGCGGCGAAGGCGGCAGGTTCCACGAACATGAACAAGATTCTCGCGATCCTGGTCATCGGTATCGGATTGGTATGGGCCTTTAACAAGTTGATGGGACTTGATCTCATCGGCGCACTCATCTTCTCTTCCGCTATTGCTGTTCCCGCTTTGATCATCACCGACGGTTCCCTTTCCGGAAACGAGAAAGAGCGCATATGGGTGATCTTTATTCTGGCATTCTTCGTTGTATTCTTTTGGTCAGCTTTCGAGCAGGCCGGAGCTTCACTAACGATCTTCGCCGACCAGCAGACCAACCGGCATATCGGGAGTTGGGAGATGCCGGCTTCCTGGTTCCAATCCATCAATCCACTTGGGATCATCCTGCTGGCACCCTTGTTCAGCAGCCTGTGGGTCAGCCTCGGCAGACGCGGTGCCGAGCCACCTTCGCCGCTCAAGATGGCGATTGGCCTCGCGCTCCTTTGCGTCGGTTATATCGTGATTGCCATTGGCGTAAAAGGCGTTGATGCATCGATTAAGATCTCGATGTGGTGGCTGATCGTCTTGTACGTATTGCACACCATGGGCGAACTTTGTCTTTCACCAATCGGCTTGTCGATGGTATCCAAACTGGCTCCCATCCGCTTCGCTTCCCTGCTGATGGGCACCTGGTTCCTCGCCAATGCCGCCGCCAACAAACTGGCAGGATCACTCAGCGCCCTGATCCCTCCGGGAGCCGGAGAACATGCCGCTGCTGCTACGGGACCAGTCGA
- a CDS encoding diaminopimelate epimerase, with protein sequence MIPSIPFLKYHGTGNDFILLDEREIDYQLNTEEISKLCHRHFGIGADGLISLRKAPDADFRMVYYNADGREGSMCGNGGRCIVAFARSLGVIGERTRFIGVDGYHEAMFLPDKPGFVSLKMSDVAAPRKRDGYDFIDTGSPHVVVAVHDLAGYPVVANGRSIRNLPEFAPGGTNVNFVEAVNDSFFIRTYERGVEDETMSCGTGVTAVVLTLAALAQLPASAREAQVMTPGGALSVAFDRSEMGFSNVWLTGPAQRVFEGTYTR encoded by the coding sequence ATGATCCCATCCATTCCGTTCTTGAAGTACCATGGTACCGGTAATGATTTCATCCTCCTGGATGAACGGGAAATCGATTATCAGTTGAATACAGAAGAGATCAGCAAGCTGTGTCATCGGCATTTCGGGATCGGAGCCGACGGACTGATCTCGTTACGTAAAGCACCGGATGCTGACTTCCGTATGGTCTACTATAACGCCGATGGCCGGGAAGGTTCCATGTGCGGAAACGGTGGTCGATGCATTGTCGCCTTCGCCCGCAGCCTGGGGGTCATCGGGGAGCGAACCCGCTTCATCGGAGTGGACGGTTATCACGAAGCGATGTTCCTTCCGGACAAGCCCGGATTCGTGAGCTTGAAAATGTCGGATGTAGCCGCGCCACGGAAACGAGACGGTTACGACTTCATCGATACCGGCTCCCCGCATGTTGTCGTAGCCGTACACGATCTTGCCGGCTACCCGGTCGTGGCGAACGGTCGTTCGATCCGGAACCTGCCGGAGTTCGCACCCGGAGGTACCAACGTCAATTTCGTGGAAGCGGTCAATGACAGCTTTTTCATTCGCACGTACGAGCGGGGAGTGGAAGACGAAACCATGTCGTGTGGAACCGGAGTGACTGCCGTAGTGCTGACCCTTGCCGCGCTGGCTCAGCTGCCGGCCTCCGCACGCGAAGCGCAGGTGATGACACCCGGCGGAGCCTTATCCGTCGCGTTCGACCGTTCGGAGATGGGTTTTTCAAACGTATGGCTGACAGGTCCGGCGCAGCGGGTTTTCGAGGGAACCTATACCCGATAA
- a CDS encoding tetratricopeptide repeat protein produces MMFRTAATLLLVTLLFSCTSPDEQKTDAPAYAALSDTVRYVGMQTCRNCHADIYESFLKTGMGKSFDVAGRQKSSARFPDQAPVFDRYRDLHYFPFWRGDSLHVLEFRLSGKDTVYSRDARIDFIIGSGQHTNSHLRQVNGYLYQAPLTYYTQKGQWDLPPGFENGHNSRFSRKLEFECISCHNAYPTLVEGSETKYTEIPNGIDCERCHGPGGEHVRKKLLGELVDTSVAIDYSIVNPAKLSIDRQLDVCQRCHIQGNAVLQPGKTFRDFRPGMRLSDVMDIYMPVYKGNEDAHIMASHAERMKQSRCYIVSAKQAEAKQGALKPYQDAMTCVTCHNPHVSVRETGSGVFNAACNGCHGDRDKVQCTASVTERNREADNCVGCHMPKNGTLDIPHVVTTDHRIRKPAQKREVERIREFVRLACINNPEPDRRSRAVAYLNQFEKFTRDGQFLDSARALLADASPADVQRNFSSLVRWAYLKEDYQQLLRWAELDDGKGQSELTAVNRAWTDYRIGVAYRETGLKEAAATAFRRAIRLLPLQLDFRNELASVLIDLGKFGEAREQLEFVLRENPEHLSAWVNLGFLSLSALHDLKAAERCYRTALALEPDHVQALINLAGTQVLSGDVHAAKRLLQRALVLEPSNQQARIRIKALQETSTR; encoded by the coding sequence ATGATGTTCCGGACCGCAGCGACTTTGCTTCTGGTAACGCTGCTGTTCTCCTGCACATCACCGGACGAACAAAAGACGGACGCCCCAGCATATGCCGCGCTCTCCGATACGGTGCGTTATGTGGGCATGCAGACCTGTCGCAACTGCCACGCGGACATTTACGAGTCGTTTCTTAAAACCGGTATGGGGAAATCGTTTGATGTTGCCGGTCGGCAGAAGTCATCGGCGCGTTTTCCGGATCAGGCACCGGTGTTCGATCGTTATCGTGACTTGCATTATTTTCCATTTTGGCGAGGAGATTCCCTGCATGTGCTGGAGTTCCGCTTGTCCGGGAAGGATACCGTTTACAGTCGGGATGCGCGCATTGATTTCATCATAGGGTCCGGACAGCATACGAATTCACACTTGCGGCAGGTCAATGGTTATCTCTATCAGGCACCCTTGACTTATTATACACAGAAGGGTCAATGGGATCTCCCGCCGGGTTTTGAAAACGGTCACAACAGCCGGTTCAGCCGGAAGCTGGAGTTTGAGTGCATCTCCTGCCACAATGCCTATCCTACGCTTGTCGAAGGATCGGAAACGAAGTACACGGAGATTCCGAACGGAATTGACTGTGAACGATGCCACGGCCCGGGAGGCGAACACGTCCGGAAGAAGCTCCTGGGTGAATTGGTCGATACATCTGTAGCAATCGACTATTCCATCGTAAATCCGGCGAAGCTGTCGATCGACCGGCAGTTGGACGTCTGCCAGCGATGTCATATCCAGGGAAACGCGGTGTTGCAACCCGGAAAAACTTTTCGTGACTTCCGACCCGGCATGCGATTGTCGGATGTGATGGACATCTACATGCCCGTTTACAAAGGCAATGAAGACGCGCACATCATGGCTTCCCATGCCGAGCGCATGAAGCAAAGCCGGTGTTATATAGTTTCGGCCAAACAGGCTGAAGCAAAGCAGGGAGCGCTGAAGCCCTATCAGGATGCGATGACCTGTGTGACTTGTCACAATCCCCATGTGAGCGTTCGTGAAACGGGCAGCGGAGTGTTCAACGCCGCCTGCAATGGTTGTCATGGTGATCGGGATAAAGTGCAGTGTACCGCCTCGGTGACGGAGCGGAATCGTGAAGCGGATAACTGTGTCGGTTGTCACATGCCGAAGAACGGCACGCTGGATATTCCGCATGTTGTCACGACGGACCACCGCATCCGGAAGCCGGCGCAAAAACGGGAGGTGGAGCGAATACGGGAGTTCGTACGATTAGCCTGTATCAACAATCCGGAACCGGACCGGCGGAGCAGGGCGGTCGCTTACCTGAATCAGTTTGAAAAGTTCACGCGTGACGGTCAGTTCCTGGATAGCGCCCGTGCCTTGTTGGCGGATGCTTCACCTGCGGATGTTCAACGGAATTTTTCCTCGCTTGTGCGATGGGCCTACCTGAAAGAGGATTATCAGCAACTTCTTCGGTGGGCGGAGTTGGATGACGGGAAAGGACAATCGGAGCTGACGGCAGTTAATCGGGCCTGGACCGATTACCGTATCGGGGTGGCTTACCGCGAGACCGGGTTAAAGGAAGCGGCAGCGACCGCTTTCCGTCGCGCGATCCGACTCCTGCCGCTACAGCTGGATTTCAGGAACGAATTGGCATCAGTGTTGATCGACCTTGGAAAGTTCGGAGAGGCCAGGGAGCAGTTGGAGTTCGTGCTGCGCGAAAATCCGGAGCACCTGTCCGCATGGGTGAATCTTGGATTCCTTTCCTTGTCGGCGCTGCATGATCTGAAGGCGGCCGAGCGATGTTATCGGACCGCGCTGGCCCTCGAACCGGACCATGTACAGGCCCTGATCAACCTGGCTGGCACGCAGGTATTGTCGGGCGATGTGCATGCGGCAAAACGCTTATTGCAACGCGCGCTGGTGCTCGAACCATCTAATCAACAAGCTCGGATCAGGATAAAGGCGCTGCAGGAAACCAGTACGCGTTAA
- a CDS encoding Do family serine endopeptidase: MKQSRKYLVLFLAAALSGAAGAFVFDRLQDSTQAPSERNAWGGIVRPVSLSATPEQGVQDFTKAAESSVHAVVHVKTTFSNRVAYNPFSFDPFDFWGRPRSPQQAEATGSGVIITDDGYIITNNHVVENAEKVEVTLNDNRTYKARVVGTDPSTDLALLKVDEKNMPYIVYGNSDDLKVGEWVLAVGNPFNLTSTVTAGIVSAKARNIGILPDQFKIESFIQTDAAVNPGNSGGALVNTRGELVGINSAIASNTGSYTGYSFAIPVNLAKKVVDDLVEFGSVQRAFIGVSIRDIDSKLADERGLRETQGVYVAGLTPGGAAEEAGLREGDIITRVGDITVNNTPQLQEQIGRFRPGDRVSLSILREGKEQQLAVTLRNKDGDTRIVKAEESLNLLGASFEQASAEERGRLGLQGGVKVSKLYSGKLRSAGIKEGFIITSIDKKPVRNTQELDQLLKEKQGGILIEGVYPNGMKAYYGFGI, translated from the coding sequence ATGAAGCAAAGTCGGAAGTACCTCGTTCTTTTCCTCGCCGCCGCCCTCTCAGGCGCAGCCGGCGCATTCGTCTTCGACCGTTTGCAGGATTCGACCCAGGCACCCAGCGAGCGCAACGCCTGGGGAGGGATCGTGCGACCGGTGAGCCTGAGCGCCACACCGGAACAAGGTGTACAGGATTTCACCAAGGCAGCCGAATCCAGTGTTCATGCAGTGGTTCACGTCAAGACTACTTTTTCCAATCGAGTCGCCTACAATCCGTTCAGTTTCGACCCCTTCGATTTCTGGGGTCGACCACGCAGTCCGCAACAGGCTGAGGCCACCGGCAGCGGGGTCATCATCACCGACGATGGGTACATCATCACCAACAATCACGTCGTGGAGAATGCCGAGAAAGTCGAAGTGACGCTCAACGACAACCGGACCTATAAAGCACGCGTGGTCGGCACCGACCCGAGTACCGACCTCGCACTCCTGAAAGTTGACGAGAAGAACATGCCGTACATCGTTTACGGGAACTCTGACGATCTCAAAGTCGGCGAATGGGTGCTTGCCGTCGGCAATCCATTCAATCTCACCTCGACCGTGACGGCCGGTATTGTCAGTGCCAAGGCACGTAACATCGGTATCCTGCCGGATCAGTTCAAGATCGAATCGTTCATCCAGACCGATGCCGCGGTCAATCCCGGTAACAGTGGCGGTGCCCTCGTCAATACGCGGGGCGAATTGGTGGGCATCAACAGCGCCATCGCCTCCAACACCGGCAGCTATACGGGATACTCGTTCGCCATTCCGGTTAACCTCGCTAAAAAAGTGGTGGACGACCTGGTGGAGTTCGGCAGTGTCCAGCGCGCGTTCATCGGTGTGAGCATCCGCGACATTGACTCCAAACTGGCTGACGAACGCGGCCTCCGCGAAACGCAAGGAGTGTATGTGGCCGGTCTGACGCCGGGCGGCGCGGCCGAAGAAGCCGGACTGCGGGAAGGCGACATCATCACCCGCGTCGGTGATATCACCGTGAACAACACCCCACAGTTGCAGGAACAGATCGGCCGCTTCCGTCCGGGCGACCGCGTCAGCCTGAGCATTCTGCGCGAAGGCAAGGAACAACAGCTGGCCGTGACCTTGCGCAACAAGGATGGCGATACGCGCATCGTGAAGGCCGAAGAATCGCTGAATCTGTTGGGCGCATCGTTCGAACAGGCATCGGCGGAAGAACGTGGCAGGCTTGGCCTGCAGGGTGGCGTGAAAGTCTCCAAACTGTATTCCGGCAAACTCCGGAGTGCCGGTATCAAAGAAGGATTCATCATCACGTCCATTGATAAAAAACCGGTCCGGAACACCCAGGAACTCGACCAGCTTCTAAAAGAAAAACAAGGTGGCATCCTGATCGAAGGGGTTTACCCGAACGGAATGAAAGCCTACTATGGCTTTGGCATCTGA